One Carassius gibelio isolate Cgi1373 ecotype wild population from Czech Republic chromosome A7, carGib1.2-hapl.c, whole genome shotgun sequence DNA window includes the following coding sequences:
- the LOC128017035 gene encoding coatomer subunit beta → MTAAENVCYTLINVTNDSEPPSEVSLKADLEKGEIKAKTEALKKVIIMILNGEKLPGLLMTIIRFVLPLQDHTIKKLLLVFWEIVPKTTPDGKLLQEMILVCDAYRKDLQHPNEFIRGSTLRFLCKLKESELLEPLMPAIRACLEHRHSYVRRNAVLAIYTIYRNFEHLIPDAPELIHDFLVNEKDASCKRNAFMMLIHADQDRALDYLSTCIDQVHTFGDILQLVIVELIYKVCHANPSERARFIRCIYNLLQSSSPAVKYEAAGTLVTLSSAPTAIKAAAQCYIDLIIKESDNNVKLIVLDRLIELKEHPTHERVLQDLVMDILRVLTTPDLEVRKKTLQLALDLVSSRNVEELVIVLKKEVIKTNNVTEHEDTDKYRQLLVRTLHSCSVRFPDMAANVIPVLMEFLSDTNEAAAADVLEFVREAIQRFDNLRPLIIEKMLEVFHAIKTVKIYRGALWILGEYCSTKEDIQSVMTEVRRSLGEIPIVENELKKESGDVKPEEEVSVAPAPKLVTEMGTYVTQSALSSSRPSKKEEDRPPLRGFLMDGDFYVAASLATTLTKVALRYVALAEDKKRQNSFVAEAMLIMATVLHLGKSSLPKKPITDDDVDRISLCLKVLSECSPLMNDIFNKECRRSLSHMLAVRLEEEKLSQKKESEKRNVTVQADDPISFMQLTAKNEMTSKEDQFQLSLLAAMGNTQRKEAADPLASKLNKVTQLTGFSDPVYAEAYVHVNQYDIVLDVLVVNQTSDTLQNCTLELATLGDLKLVEKPSPLTLAPHDFANIKANVKVASTENGIIFGNIVYDVSGAASDRNCVVLSDIHIDIMDYIQPASCTDAEFRQMWAEFEWENKVTVNTNITDLSEYLQHILNSTNMKCLTPEKALSGICGFMAANLYARSIFGEDALANVSIEKPIHMGPDAPVNGHIRIRAKSQGMALSLGDKINLSQKKSFS, encoded by the exons ATGACAGCTGCGGAGAATGTGTGTTACACTCTCATCAATGTCACCAATGACTCTGAACCACCATCAGAAGTCAGCTTGAAAGCTGATTTAG AAAAGGGGGAAATCAAAGCCAAGACAGAGGCTTTGAAAAAGGTCATCATCATGATCCTGAATGGAGAGAAACTTCCGGGCCTGTTAATGACCATTATTCGGTTTGTGCTGCCTCTTCAGGACCACACAATTAAAAAACTATTACTAGTTTTTTGGGAGATTGTTCCCAAAACTACTCCTGATGGCAAACTTCTTCAGGAGATGATTTTGGTCTGTGATGCCTACAGGAAG GATCTCCAGCATCCCAACGAGTTCATCCGTGGCTCCACCCTGCGCTTCCTGTGCAAGCTGAAGGAATCTGAGCTGCTGGAGCCCCTCATGCCAGCAATCCGTGCCTGTCTGGAGCATCGTCACAGCTATGTACGCCGCAATGCAGTCCTGGCCATCTACACTATCTACAG gaactTTGAGCACCTGATCCCAGATGCTCCTGAGTTGATTCATGATTTTCTTGTAAATGAGAAAGACGCAAGCTGCAAGAGAAATGCTTTTATGATGCTGATCCATGCAGATCAG GATCGAGCTTTGGACTACCTTAGCACCTGTATTGATCAGGTGCATACTTTTGGAGACATTCTACAGCTCGTCATCGTGGAGCTGATTTATAAG GTCTGTCATGCCAACCCTTCGGAGAGAGCTCGTTTCATCCGTTGTATCTACAACCTGCTGCAGTCGTCCAGTCCTGCTGTAAAATATGAAGCTGCTGGAACTCTGGTTACTCTGTCCAGCGCCCCCACCGCCATCAAG GCTGCTGCTCAGTGCTACATTGATCTGATCATTAAAGAGAGTGACAACAACGTCAAGCTCATTGTTCTGGACAGACTGATCGAGCTGAAGGAGCACCCCACACATGAGCGTGTGCTGCAG gaCCTTGTGATGGATATTCTGAGGGTTTTGACCACTCCTGATCTTGAGGTCCGCAAGAAGACCCTACAGCTGGCCTTGGACCTGGTGTCATCCCGCAATGTGGAGGAG ctgGTAATAGTGTTAAAGAAAGAAGTCATCAAAACCAACAATGTGACTGAGCACGAGGACACAGACAAGTACAGGCAGCTGCTTGTTCGCACCCTCCACTCCTGTAGCGTGCGCTTCCCTGACATGGCGGCCAATGTCATCCCCGTG CTGATGGAGTTCCTGAGCGACACTAACGAAGCGGCCGCGGCCGATGTGCTGGAGTTTGTGCGTGAGGCAATTCAGAGGTTTGACAACCTTAGACCTCTCATCATTGAGAAGATGCTAGAGGTGTTTCACGCAATCAAGACGGTCAA GATTTACAGAGGAGCTCTGTGGATTTTGGGTGAATATTGTAGCACTAAAGAGGACATCCAGAGTGTCATGACAGAAGTCCGCAGATCTTTGGGAGAG atcccAATTGTGGAAAACGAGTTGAAAAAGGAGTCTGGAGACGTGAAACCTGAGGAGGAGGTGTCTGTAGCTCCAGCTCCTAAGCTGGTGACAGAAATGGGCACTTACGTCACACAAAGTGCCCTGAGCTCCTCCAGACCATCCAAAAAAGAGGAGGACAG GCCTCCTCTGAGGGGTTTCCTGATGGATGGAGACTTTTACGTTGCTGCCTCATTGGCCACAACCCTCACCAAAGTGGCCTTGCGCTATGTTGCCCTTGCTGAGGACAAAAAAAGGCAAAAT TCGTTCGTGGCGGAGGCTATGCTGATCATGGCCACCGTGCTCCATCTGGGCAAGTCGTCTCTCCCCAAGAAGCCCATCACCGATGATGATGTGGACCGGATCTCACTGTGCCTCAAGGTCCTGTCCGAGTGTTCGCCCCTCATGAATGACATCTTTAACAAGGAATGCCGCAGATCTCTGTCCCATATGCTCGCTGTCAGACTGGAGGAGGAGAAACTGTCTCAGAAG AAAGAGTCTGAGAAGCGCAATGTAACGGTTCAGGCGGATGATCCGATCTCCTTCATGCAGCTGACCGCTAAGAATGAGATGACGTCCAAAGAGGATCAGTTTCAGCTCAGTCTGCTGGCTGCTATGGGCAATACTCAGAGGAAAGAAGCAGCAGACCCTCTGGCCTCCAAACTCAATAAG GTCACCCAATTGACTGGTTTCTCAGATCCAGTGTACGCAGAAGCTTATGTCCATGTCAATCAGTATGACATCGTCCTGGATGTCCTGGTCGTTAATCAGACTAGCGACACCCTTCAGAACTGTACCCTGGAGCTGGCAACACTAG GTGACCTTAAATTGGTTGAGAAGCCATCTCCTCTTACATTGGCTCCTCACGACTTTGCCAACATCAAAGCCAACGTGAAGGTGGCCTCCACAGAGAATGGCATCATATTCGGAAACATAG TATACGATGTATCAGGGGCAGCCAGTGACAGGAACTGCGTAGTCCTCAGCGACATTCACATTGATATCATGGACTACATTCAGCCGGCTTCCTGCACAGATGCTGAGTTCAGACAGATGTGGGCTGAATTTGAGTGGGAAAATAAG GTGACCGTCAACACCAACATCACAGATCTGTCCGAATATCTCCAACACATTCTTAACTCTACCAACATGAAGTGCTTGACCCCAGAGAAG GCGCTGTCCGGCATCTGTGGCTTTATGGCAGCAAATCTCTATGCCCGCTCTATATTTGGGGAGGATGCCCTTGCAAACGTCAGCATCGAAAAGCCAATTCACATGGGTCCGGATGCCCCAGTCAATGGCCATATTCGCATCCGAGCAAAAAGCCAG ggtaTGGCTTTGAGTCTGGGTGACAAAATCAACCTCTCTCAGAAGAAGTCATTCTCATAA